Proteins co-encoded in one Coregonus clupeaformis isolate EN_2021a chromosome 5, ASM2061545v1, whole genome shotgun sequence genomic window:
- the ccdc150 gene encoding coiled-coil domain-containing protein 150 isoform X3 has protein sequence MSRSVIQPLSAGATAPEALSLLHQRLLVAEEQAEALIRDMGSLGVSREQLLEPVERDTIQRPISPLKMHRALREPGGEGLLWRQCDGLVSRVCRMESLLQTLKLTTFRLETERDLDPSHSARLKEQLSALQQESDEEQRVSRREVMRLRDLLRQACLDRDESREEVQRLGEALEVATTSKMDVALAAEELKVVKVQMSEKLLQLKDQMSQESARSFENEKSHSALLQRVEEMEIVVEMERRQAQIVQADCHALRSDGQATRQRLQEEKDRGHRLQEQCEQLKGQAGELKSARLALQRQQQENSRLLRDGGDLRTAADKVQAFNNQLDSQCSELSSALRSLTVEKSKLQTEHQATIKAERSRVAKQLQEQDLLLDAARRNIQAELQGALSAKVKLQMELETLKVDHAQLLQSSTVAQETVVTQRELLECTIERLRGDLNSAVKEREVVRTDRDSAKTEMCIVVTKLEGERSALETQLTKVKLEAGTLSSTLQKQEEENRRLMGKLAAMEHQQNAQQQVEQMLKELTDSKNNLAYEKGKLQTRVDQLQEELQALRDNHVESVQQCKLSSVFVNKYTQVSSEISTPKTTCLKLEAQLRQAQAAVQVKEWEVASAVAARDEALRDSQALRGQLDKLQEQHRDKLCELEGWLGVSRQGGGSVAQTLENVLASHSRLQHNTETVQKELGRREQELALLRRDRLQGQREIQRLQAEVEKLQDIMATTNAKKNKMLEPLRKALDVARQDNKKLAQSLEQAVLANSTLQSNLDRARDQHQSTNTQREAELAEARAEIGRWSEHLESMKLQMRKERDSLKRLSQREISELRKALEDLSSRSGDLSRANRELREKTTELEKVVSNQKARLRDQKTQLKQHLDNRATLGNSQKIKDMEGELKSLKTLKDQYQKKNYEQSELIQQFRSETLSLQRELRRLSSSQEGELEAERELRHVMQDKCQQRLEESIKKLQEAKDETEQKMKEVSLESQQISENLEEAHSWFRSKFDSLKSDGEPNRSMGDEEPQENGHHTPGSSKGGAHSSSCKRNRKTRCDSRLPEPPEWERWRATMQRWETKRELARIASGYKPGGTHVLTHGHTQQDTHTV, from the exons ATGTCCCGCTCAGTAATCCAGCCCCTGAGTGCAGGGGCCACTGCCCCAGAGGCGTTGTCCCTGCTACACCAGCGCCTCTTGGTGGCAGAGGAGCAGGCAGAGGCTCTAATCAGAGATATGGGCAGTCTGGGAGTGTCTAGAGAGCAGCTCCTGGAGCCCGTGGAGAGGGACACCATCCAGCGTCCCATTAGCCCCCTGAAGATGCACCGTGCCCTAAGAGAGCCCGGAGGAGAAGGGCTACTGTGGCGCCAGTGTGATGGGCTAGTGAGCAGGGTATGTCGCATGGAAAGCCTCCTGCAGACCCTCAAGCTCACCACCTTTCGcttggagactgagagagacctGGATCCCTCACACTCAG CCCGTCTGAAGGAGCAGCTGTCTGCGCTGCAGCAGGAGAGTGATGAGGAGCAGCGGGTCTCCAGAAGGGAAGTGATGCGGCTGAGGGACCTGCTCCGCCAGGCCTGCCTGGACCGGGACGAGTCCCGAGAGGAGGTGCAGAGACTGGGGGAGGCCCTGGAGGTCGCCACCACCTCAAAG ATGGATGTGGCTCTGGCTGCAGAGGAGCTGAAGGTGGTCAAAGTCCAAATGAGTGAGAAGCTGCTGCAG CTGAAGGATCAGATGTCCCAGGAGTCTGCTCGGTCTTTTGAGAACGAGAAATCCCACAGTGCACTACTTCAGAGGGTGGAGGAGATGGAGATAGTggtggagatggagagaagacAG GCCCAGATAGTGCAGGCAGACTGCCATGCCCTGCGTTCTGATGGACAGGCCACCAGACAGAGACTACAAGAGGAGAAGGACAGAGGCCACAGGCTGCAGGAGCAGTGTGAGCAGCTCAAAGGGCAGGCAG GTGAACTAAAA AGTGCACGGCTAGCCCTGCAGAGGCAGCAGCAAGAGAACAGCAGGTTactgagagatggaggagatctGAGGACTGCAGCTGACAAAGTCCAA GCGTTTAACAACCAGTTGGATAGTCAGTGCTCTGAGTTGAGTTCTGCCCTACGTTCTCTTACTGTGGAGAAATCCAAGCTACAGACTGAACACCAGGCTACCATTAAG gcagagaggagtcGTGTGGCCAAGCAGCTGCAGGAGCAAGACCTCCTGCTGGATGCAGCCAGACGCAACATCCAGGCAGAACTGCAGGGGGCGCTATCAGCTAAAGTTAAATTGCAGATGGAACT GGAGACTCTGAAGGTTGACCATGCCCAACTTCTGCAGAGTTCCACGGTTGCCCAAGAGACAGTTGTCACTCAGCGGGAGCTGTTGGAGTGTACCATTGAGAGGCTGCGGGGGGATCTGAACTCTGCTGTAAAGGAAAGGGAGGTTGtgaggacagacagggacagtgCAAAGACTGAG ATGTGCATTGTGGTCACCAAGCTAGAGGGTGAGAGGAGTGCTTTGGAAACACAACTCACTAAAGTCAAG CTGGAGGCAGGCACTCTGAGCTCCACCTTGCAGAAGCAGGAGGAAGAGAACAGGAGGCTCATGGGAAAGCTGGCTGCCATGGAGCATCAGCAG AATGCTCAGCAGCAGGTGGAACAGATGCTGAAGGAGTTGACGGACAGTAAGAACAACCTGGCCTATGAGAAAGGGAAGCTACAG ACCAGGGTAGATCAACTTCAGGAGGAGCTGCAAGCTTTAAGGGACAACCATGTAGAAAGTGTCCAACAATGCAAGCTGAGCTCTGTGTTTGTGAACAagtacacacag GTCAGCTCTGAAATTAGCACCCCGAAGACAACCTGTCTTAAACTGGAGGCTCAGCTCAGACAGGCCCAGGCTGCAGTCCAGGTGAAGGAGTGGGAGGTGGCGTCGGCGGTGGCAGCCAGAGACGAGGCTCTGAGGGACAGCCAGGCCCTGAGGGGACAACTGGACAAACTGCAGGAGCAGCACAGGGACAAG cTGTGTGAGCTGGAGGGCTGGCTGGGTGTGTCTCGTCAGGGTGGGGGCAGTGTGGCTCAGACCCTGGAGAACGTTTTGGCCTCCCACTCCCGTCTGCAACACAACACTGAGACGGTACAGAAGGAGCTGGGGAGACGAGAGCAGGAGCTGGCCTTACTCAGGAGAGACAg ACtgcagggtcagagagagattcAGAGGCTACAGGCAGAGGTGGAGAAGCTCCAAGATATCATGGCAACAACTAATGCCAAGAAAAACAAAATG CTGGAGCCCTTGCGTAAGGCCCTGGATGTGGCAAGGCAGGACAACAAGAAACTAGCCCAAAGTTTAGAGCAGGCTGTGTTGGCCAAcagcactctgcagtccaacCTGGACCGAGCCAGAGACCAACACCAGAGCACCAACACACAGAG AGAGGCGGAGCTGGCTGAGGCCAGGGCAGAGATTGGTCGATGGTCAGAGCATCTGGAATCTATGAAGCTTCAGATGAGGAAAGAGAGGGACTCATTGAAGAGGTTGTCACAGAGAGAAATCTCAGAG TTGAGAAAGGCTCTTGAGGACTTGTCATCTAGGTCAGGTGACCTCTCCAGGGCCAATCGGGAGCTGCGGGAGAAGACGACTGAGTTGGAGAAAGTGGTGTCCAATCAGAAAGCCCGTCTCCGAGATCAGAAGACGCAGCTCAAGCAACACCTGGATAATAGAGCCACTCTGGGCAACTCTCAGAAAATAAAA GACATGGAGGGAGAACTAAAGAGCCTCAAGACCTTGAAGGATCAGTATCAGAAGAAGAACTATGAGCAG AGTGAGTTGATCCAGCAGTTCCGGTCCGAGACCTTATCCCTCCAGCGGGAGCTACGGCGCCTGTCCTCCAGCCAGGAGGGAGAGCTAGAGGCTGAGAGGGAACTGAGACACGTCATGCAAGACAAGTGTCAG CAGAGGCTGGAGGAGAGCATCAAAAAGCTGCAGGAGGCCAAAGACGAGACAGAGCAGAAAATGAAAGAGGTCAGCCTGGAGTCACAGCAG ATATCAGAGAACCTAGAGGAAGCTCACAGTTGGTTCCGGTCCAAGTTTGACAGCCTGAAGAGTGATGGAGAGCCAAACAGGTCTATGGGGGATGAGGAACCACAAGAGAATGGACACCATACCCCGGGGAGCAGTAAAGGGGGTGCACACAGTTCATCATGCAAACGCAACAGAAAG ACTCGGTGTGATAGCAGGCTTCCAGAACCTCCagagtgggagagatggagagccaCCATGCAACGCTGGGAGACCAAGAGAGAGCTGGCTCGCATTGCAAGTGGATACAAACCTGGTGGGACACATGTGttaacacacggacacacacaacaAGACACGCATACTGTAtag
- the ccdc150 gene encoding coiled-coil domain-containing protein 150 isoform X2 — protein sequence MSRSVIQPLSAGATAPEALSLLHQRLLVAEEQAEALIRDMGSLGVSREQLLEPVERDTIQRPISPLKMHRALREPGGEGLLWRQCDGLVSRVCRMESLLQTLKLTTFRLETERDLDPSHSARLKEQLSALQQESDEEQRVSRREVMRLRDLLRQACLDRDESREEVQRLGEALEVATTSKMDVALAAEELKVVKVQMSEKLLQLKDQMSQESARSFENEKSHSALLQRVEEMEIVVEMERRQAQIVQADCHALRSDGQATRQRLQEEKDRGHRLQEQCEQLKGQAEVKDSLVLELTGELKSARLALQRQQQENSRLLRDGGDLRTAADKVQAFNNQLDSQCSELSSALRSLTVEKSKLQTEHQATIKAERSRVAKQLQEQDLLLDAARRNIQAELQGALSAKVKLQMELETLKVDHAQLLQSSTVAQETVVTQRELLECTIERLRGDLNSAVKEREVVRTDRDSAKTEMCIVVTKLEGERSALETQLTKVKLEAGTLSSTLQKQEEENRRLMGKLAAMEHQQNAQQQVEQMLKELTDSKNNLAYEKGKLQTRVDQLQEELQALRDNHVESVQQCKLSSVFVNKYTQVSSEISTPKTTCLKLEAQLRQAQAAVQVKEWEVASAVAARDEALRDSQALRGQLDKLQEQHRDKLCELEGWLGVSRQGGGSVAQTLENVLASHSRLQHNTETVQKELGRREQELALLRRDRLQGQREIQRLQAEVEKLQDIMATTNAKKNKMLEPLRKALDVARQDNKKLAQSLEQAVLANSTLQSNLDRARDQHQSTNTQREAELAEARAEIGRWSEHLESMKLQMRKERDSLKRLSQREISELRKALEDLSSRSGDLSRANRELREKTTELEKVVSNQKARLRDQKTQLKQHLDNRATLGNSQKIKDMEGELKSLKTLKDQYQKKNYEQSELIQQFRSETLSLQRELRRLSSSQEGELEAERELRHVMQDKCQRLEESIKKLQEAKDETEQKMKEVSLESQQISENLEEAHSWFRSKFDSLKSDGEPNRSMGDEEPQENGHHTPGSSKGGAHSSSCKRNRKTRCDSRLPEPPEWERWRATMQRWETKRELARIASGYKPGGTHVLTHGHTQQDTHTV from the exons ATGTCCCGCTCAGTAATCCAGCCCCTGAGTGCAGGGGCCACTGCCCCAGAGGCGTTGTCCCTGCTACACCAGCGCCTCTTGGTGGCAGAGGAGCAGGCAGAGGCTCTAATCAGAGATATGGGCAGTCTGGGAGTGTCTAGAGAGCAGCTCCTGGAGCCCGTGGAGAGGGACACCATCCAGCGTCCCATTAGCCCCCTGAAGATGCACCGTGCCCTAAGAGAGCCCGGAGGAGAAGGGCTACTGTGGCGCCAGTGTGATGGGCTAGTGAGCAGGGTATGTCGCATGGAAAGCCTCCTGCAGACCCTCAAGCTCACCACCTTTCGcttggagactgagagagacctGGATCCCTCACACTCAG CCCGTCTGAAGGAGCAGCTGTCTGCGCTGCAGCAGGAGAGTGATGAGGAGCAGCGGGTCTCCAGAAGGGAAGTGATGCGGCTGAGGGACCTGCTCCGCCAGGCCTGCCTGGACCGGGACGAGTCCCGAGAGGAGGTGCAGAGACTGGGGGAGGCCCTGGAGGTCGCCACCACCTCAAAG ATGGATGTGGCTCTGGCTGCAGAGGAGCTGAAGGTGGTCAAAGTCCAAATGAGTGAGAAGCTGCTGCAG CTGAAGGATCAGATGTCCCAGGAGTCTGCTCGGTCTTTTGAGAACGAGAAATCCCACAGTGCACTACTTCAGAGGGTGGAGGAGATGGAGATAGTggtggagatggagagaagacAG GCCCAGATAGTGCAGGCAGACTGCCATGCCCTGCGTTCTGATGGACAGGCCACCAGACAGAGACTACAAGAGGAGAAGGACAGAGGCCACAGGCTGCAGGAGCAGTGTGAGCAGCTCAAAGGGCAGGCAG AGGTGAAAGATTCCCTTGTTTTGGAGTTGACAGGTGAACTAAAA AGTGCACGGCTAGCCCTGCAGAGGCAGCAGCAAGAGAACAGCAGGTTactgagagatggaggagatctGAGGACTGCAGCTGACAAAGTCCAA GCGTTTAACAACCAGTTGGATAGTCAGTGCTCTGAGTTGAGTTCTGCCCTACGTTCTCTTACTGTGGAGAAATCCAAGCTACAGACTGAACACCAGGCTACCATTAAG gcagagaggagtcGTGTGGCCAAGCAGCTGCAGGAGCAAGACCTCCTGCTGGATGCAGCCAGACGCAACATCCAGGCAGAACTGCAGGGGGCGCTATCAGCTAAAGTTAAATTGCAGATGGAACT GGAGACTCTGAAGGTTGACCATGCCCAACTTCTGCAGAGTTCCACGGTTGCCCAAGAGACAGTTGTCACTCAGCGGGAGCTGTTGGAGTGTACCATTGAGAGGCTGCGGGGGGATCTGAACTCTGCTGTAAAGGAAAGGGAGGTTGtgaggacagacagggacagtgCAAAGACTGAG ATGTGCATTGTGGTCACCAAGCTAGAGGGTGAGAGGAGTGCTTTGGAAACACAACTCACTAAAGTCAAG CTGGAGGCAGGCACTCTGAGCTCCACCTTGCAGAAGCAGGAGGAAGAGAACAGGAGGCTCATGGGAAAGCTGGCTGCCATGGAGCATCAGCAG AATGCTCAGCAGCAGGTGGAACAGATGCTGAAGGAGTTGACGGACAGTAAGAACAACCTGGCCTATGAGAAAGGGAAGCTACAG ACCAGGGTAGATCAACTTCAGGAGGAGCTGCAAGCTTTAAGGGACAACCATGTAGAAAGTGTCCAACAATGCAAGCTGAGCTCTGTGTTTGTGAACAagtacacacag GTCAGCTCTGAAATTAGCACCCCGAAGACAACCTGTCTTAAACTGGAGGCTCAGCTCAGACAGGCCCAGGCTGCAGTCCAGGTGAAGGAGTGGGAGGTGGCGTCGGCGGTGGCAGCCAGAGACGAGGCTCTGAGGGACAGCCAGGCCCTGAGGGGACAACTGGACAAACTGCAGGAGCAGCACAGGGACAAG cTGTGTGAGCTGGAGGGCTGGCTGGGTGTGTCTCGTCAGGGTGGGGGCAGTGTGGCTCAGACCCTGGAGAACGTTTTGGCCTCCCACTCCCGTCTGCAACACAACACTGAGACGGTACAGAAGGAGCTGGGGAGACGAGAGCAGGAGCTGGCCTTACTCAGGAGAGACAg ACtgcagggtcagagagagattcAGAGGCTACAGGCAGAGGTGGAGAAGCTCCAAGATATCATGGCAACAACTAATGCCAAGAAAAACAAAATG CTGGAGCCCTTGCGTAAGGCCCTGGATGTGGCAAGGCAGGACAACAAGAAACTAGCCCAAAGTTTAGAGCAGGCTGTGTTGGCCAAcagcactctgcagtccaacCTGGACCGAGCCAGAGACCAACACCAGAGCACCAACACACAGAG AGAGGCGGAGCTGGCTGAGGCCAGGGCAGAGATTGGTCGATGGTCAGAGCATCTGGAATCTATGAAGCTTCAGATGAGGAAAGAGAGGGACTCATTGAAGAGGTTGTCACAGAGAGAAATCTCAGAG TTGAGAAAGGCTCTTGAGGACTTGTCATCTAGGTCAGGTGACCTCTCCAGGGCCAATCGGGAGCTGCGGGAGAAGACGACTGAGTTGGAGAAAGTGGTGTCCAATCAGAAAGCCCGTCTCCGAGATCAGAAGACGCAGCTCAAGCAACACCTGGATAATAGAGCCACTCTGGGCAACTCTCAGAAAATAAAA GACATGGAGGGAGAACTAAAGAGCCTCAAGACCTTGAAGGATCAGTATCAGAAGAAGAACTATGAGCAG AGTGAGTTGATCCAGCAGTTCCGGTCCGAGACCTTATCCCTCCAGCGGGAGCTACGGCGCCTGTCCTCCAGCCAGGAGGGAGAGCTAGAGGCTGAGAGGGAACTGAGACACGTCATGCAAGACAAGTGTCAG AGGCTGGAGGAGAGCATCAAAAAGCTGCAGGAGGCCAAAGACGAGACAGAGCAGAAAATGAAAGAGGTCAGCCTGGAGTCACAGCAG ATATCAGAGAACCTAGAGGAAGCTCACAGTTGGTTCCGGTCCAAGTTTGACAGCCTGAAGAGTGATGGAGAGCCAAACAGGTCTATGGGGGATGAGGAACCACAAGAGAATGGACACCATACCCCGGGGAGCAGTAAAGGGGGTGCACACAGTTCATCATGCAAACGCAACAGAAAG ACTCGGTGTGATAGCAGGCTTCCAGAACCTCCagagtgggagagatggagagccaCCATGCAACGCTGGGAGACCAAGAGAGAGCTGGCTCGCATTGCAAGTGGATACAAACCTGGTGGGACACATGTGttaacacacggacacacacaacaAGACACGCATACTGTAtag
- the ccdc150 gene encoding coiled-coil domain-containing protein 150 isoform X1 has protein sequence MSRSVIQPLSAGATAPEALSLLHQRLLVAEEQAEALIRDMGSLGVSREQLLEPVERDTIQRPISPLKMHRALREPGGEGLLWRQCDGLVSRVCRMESLLQTLKLTTFRLETERDLDPSHSARLKEQLSALQQESDEEQRVSRREVMRLRDLLRQACLDRDESREEVQRLGEALEVATTSKMDVALAAEELKVVKVQMSEKLLQLKDQMSQESARSFENEKSHSALLQRVEEMEIVVEMERRQAQIVQADCHALRSDGQATRQRLQEEKDRGHRLQEQCEQLKGQAEVKDSLVLELTGELKSARLALQRQQQENSRLLRDGGDLRTAADKVQAFNNQLDSQCSELSSALRSLTVEKSKLQTEHQATIKAERSRVAKQLQEQDLLLDAARRNIQAELQGALSAKVKLQMELETLKVDHAQLLQSSTVAQETVVTQRELLECTIERLRGDLNSAVKEREVVRTDRDSAKTEMCIVVTKLEGERSALETQLTKVKLEAGTLSSTLQKQEEENRRLMGKLAAMEHQQNAQQQVEQMLKELTDSKNNLAYEKGKLQTRVDQLQEELQALRDNHVESVQQCKLSSVFVNKYTQVSSEISTPKTTCLKLEAQLRQAQAAVQVKEWEVASAVAARDEALRDSQALRGQLDKLQEQHRDKLCELEGWLGVSRQGGGSVAQTLENVLASHSRLQHNTETVQKELGRREQELALLRRDRLQGQREIQRLQAEVEKLQDIMATTNAKKNKMLEPLRKALDVARQDNKKLAQSLEQAVLANSTLQSNLDRARDQHQSTNTQREAELAEARAEIGRWSEHLESMKLQMRKERDSLKRLSQREISELRKALEDLSSRSGDLSRANRELREKTTELEKVVSNQKARLRDQKTQLKQHLDNRATLGNSQKIKDMEGELKSLKTLKDQYQKKNYEQSELIQQFRSETLSLQRELRRLSSSQEGELEAERELRHVMQDKCQQRLEESIKKLQEAKDETEQKMKEVSLESQQISENLEEAHSWFRSKFDSLKSDGEPNRSMGDEEPQENGHHTPGSSKGGAHSSSCKRNRKTRCDSRLPEPPEWERWRATMQRWETKRELARIASGYKPGGTHVLTHGHTQQDTHTV, from the exons ATGTCCCGCTCAGTAATCCAGCCCCTGAGTGCAGGGGCCACTGCCCCAGAGGCGTTGTCCCTGCTACACCAGCGCCTCTTGGTGGCAGAGGAGCAGGCAGAGGCTCTAATCAGAGATATGGGCAGTCTGGGAGTGTCTAGAGAGCAGCTCCTGGAGCCCGTGGAGAGGGACACCATCCAGCGTCCCATTAGCCCCCTGAAGATGCACCGTGCCCTAAGAGAGCCCGGAGGAGAAGGGCTACTGTGGCGCCAGTGTGATGGGCTAGTGAGCAGGGTATGTCGCATGGAAAGCCTCCTGCAGACCCTCAAGCTCACCACCTTTCGcttggagactgagagagacctGGATCCCTCACACTCAG CCCGTCTGAAGGAGCAGCTGTCTGCGCTGCAGCAGGAGAGTGATGAGGAGCAGCGGGTCTCCAGAAGGGAAGTGATGCGGCTGAGGGACCTGCTCCGCCAGGCCTGCCTGGACCGGGACGAGTCCCGAGAGGAGGTGCAGAGACTGGGGGAGGCCCTGGAGGTCGCCACCACCTCAAAG ATGGATGTGGCTCTGGCTGCAGAGGAGCTGAAGGTGGTCAAAGTCCAAATGAGTGAGAAGCTGCTGCAG CTGAAGGATCAGATGTCCCAGGAGTCTGCTCGGTCTTTTGAGAACGAGAAATCCCACAGTGCACTACTTCAGAGGGTGGAGGAGATGGAGATAGTggtggagatggagagaagacAG GCCCAGATAGTGCAGGCAGACTGCCATGCCCTGCGTTCTGATGGACAGGCCACCAGACAGAGACTACAAGAGGAGAAGGACAGAGGCCACAGGCTGCAGGAGCAGTGTGAGCAGCTCAAAGGGCAGGCAG AGGTGAAAGATTCCCTTGTTTTGGAGTTGACAGGTGAACTAAAA AGTGCACGGCTAGCCCTGCAGAGGCAGCAGCAAGAGAACAGCAGGTTactgagagatggaggagatctGAGGACTGCAGCTGACAAAGTCCAA GCGTTTAACAACCAGTTGGATAGTCAGTGCTCTGAGTTGAGTTCTGCCCTACGTTCTCTTACTGTGGAGAAATCCAAGCTACAGACTGAACACCAGGCTACCATTAAG gcagagaggagtcGTGTGGCCAAGCAGCTGCAGGAGCAAGACCTCCTGCTGGATGCAGCCAGACGCAACATCCAGGCAGAACTGCAGGGGGCGCTATCAGCTAAAGTTAAATTGCAGATGGAACT GGAGACTCTGAAGGTTGACCATGCCCAACTTCTGCAGAGTTCCACGGTTGCCCAAGAGACAGTTGTCACTCAGCGGGAGCTGTTGGAGTGTACCATTGAGAGGCTGCGGGGGGATCTGAACTCTGCTGTAAAGGAAAGGGAGGTTGtgaggacagacagggacagtgCAAAGACTGAG ATGTGCATTGTGGTCACCAAGCTAGAGGGTGAGAGGAGTGCTTTGGAAACACAACTCACTAAAGTCAAG CTGGAGGCAGGCACTCTGAGCTCCACCTTGCAGAAGCAGGAGGAAGAGAACAGGAGGCTCATGGGAAAGCTGGCTGCCATGGAGCATCAGCAG AATGCTCAGCAGCAGGTGGAACAGATGCTGAAGGAGTTGACGGACAGTAAGAACAACCTGGCCTATGAGAAAGGGAAGCTACAG ACCAGGGTAGATCAACTTCAGGAGGAGCTGCAAGCTTTAAGGGACAACCATGTAGAAAGTGTCCAACAATGCAAGCTGAGCTCTGTGTTTGTGAACAagtacacacag GTCAGCTCTGAAATTAGCACCCCGAAGACAACCTGTCTTAAACTGGAGGCTCAGCTCAGACAGGCCCAGGCTGCAGTCCAGGTGAAGGAGTGGGAGGTGGCGTCGGCGGTGGCAGCCAGAGACGAGGCTCTGAGGGACAGCCAGGCCCTGAGGGGACAACTGGACAAACTGCAGGAGCAGCACAGGGACAAG cTGTGTGAGCTGGAGGGCTGGCTGGGTGTGTCTCGTCAGGGTGGGGGCAGTGTGGCTCAGACCCTGGAGAACGTTTTGGCCTCCCACTCCCGTCTGCAACACAACACTGAGACGGTACAGAAGGAGCTGGGGAGACGAGAGCAGGAGCTGGCCTTACTCAGGAGAGACAg ACtgcagggtcagagagagattcAGAGGCTACAGGCAGAGGTGGAGAAGCTCCAAGATATCATGGCAACAACTAATGCCAAGAAAAACAAAATG CTGGAGCCCTTGCGTAAGGCCCTGGATGTGGCAAGGCAGGACAACAAGAAACTAGCCCAAAGTTTAGAGCAGGCTGTGTTGGCCAAcagcactctgcagtccaacCTGGACCGAGCCAGAGACCAACACCAGAGCACCAACACACAGAG AGAGGCGGAGCTGGCTGAGGCCAGGGCAGAGATTGGTCGATGGTCAGAGCATCTGGAATCTATGAAGCTTCAGATGAGGAAAGAGAGGGACTCATTGAAGAGGTTGTCACAGAGAGAAATCTCAGAG TTGAGAAAGGCTCTTGAGGACTTGTCATCTAGGTCAGGTGACCTCTCCAGGGCCAATCGGGAGCTGCGGGAGAAGACGACTGAGTTGGAGAAAGTGGTGTCCAATCAGAAAGCCCGTCTCCGAGATCAGAAGACGCAGCTCAAGCAACACCTGGATAATAGAGCCACTCTGGGCAACTCTCAGAAAATAAAA GACATGGAGGGAGAACTAAAGAGCCTCAAGACCTTGAAGGATCAGTATCAGAAGAAGAACTATGAGCAG AGTGAGTTGATCCAGCAGTTCCGGTCCGAGACCTTATCCCTCCAGCGGGAGCTACGGCGCCTGTCCTCCAGCCAGGAGGGAGAGCTAGAGGCTGAGAGGGAACTGAGACACGTCATGCAAGACAAGTGTCAG CAGAGGCTGGAGGAGAGCATCAAAAAGCTGCAGGAGGCCAAAGACGAGACAGAGCAGAAAATGAAAGAGGTCAGCCTGGAGTCACAGCAG ATATCAGAGAACCTAGAGGAAGCTCACAGTTGGTTCCGGTCCAAGTTTGACAGCCTGAAGAGTGATGGAGAGCCAAACAGGTCTATGGGGGATGAGGAACCACAAGAGAATGGACACCATACCCCGGGGAGCAGTAAAGGGGGTGCACACAGTTCATCATGCAAACGCAACAGAAAG ACTCGGTGTGATAGCAGGCTTCCAGAACCTCCagagtgggagagatggagagccaCCATGCAACGCTGGGAGACCAAGAGAGAGCTGGCTCGCATTGCAAGTGGATACAAACCTGGTGGGACACATGTGttaacacacggacacacacaacaAGACACGCATACTGTAtag